Sequence from the Zeugodacus cucurbitae isolate PBARC_wt_2022May chromosome 2, idZeuCucr1.2, whole genome shotgun sequence genome:
TGAAATATCTTGTTAACTAGGTATTATGAAAACAAAGCTGTCGCACTGTAAGCTATCCCTGAATACTGAGGCCGAATGCGTAAGCCTGTAAGCTTAAATCTGAGTTTCTTTTGATGTCATCAAAGACCAACCAATCTTACTACATTGATCGCCATTCAATATGGCTTAAATATACCAACCGCGACAATTTGCTTAATTGCACAAATAGCTGCTATGCTGAAGCCCATTATTTTTCATCCGACAaggttttatttactttctctTGTTGGTAGTGGATTTTTGTCCACATTTACCATTGTTGTAGTCGtttaaaatgttgtttattgtaTGCAGCTTGTTAAGGGCACTGGCACATAGTAAATCATAGTTCGATGCAATCATTATTGCTGATCTGATTTATTAATCCCCAGACACCATTTAAGTTGTTCAAGTTTACACATTTAAAATTTGACATACAATTTGTATAAGTAttatcacatatacatatattgtacaaGTATAGAATCAATATAACACTGTATAATTATGGCATAATTCAATTacgcaaaatatatttgttaacaTTTATTAACAGAAGAAcattcatattattatatacgaTAGACTAACGACCCCGTACTGAACTTCATGCCAGCATGGACCAAGAGGAAATAGAGCAAAAATTATTAGTAACCTTGATCTGGTACATTCTTAACATCTCAAACAGTGAAAGCATCGAACGCGTAGTCTTGCGAATCATACTAGTTGTAAGGTAGTTTAGAACTACATACTTGATTTCACTGTGAAGTGCAAGAAACAAAAGCTTATCTCCTGTTATATAAGTGTATTAATTATGATAATGCGACACCTTCCGTTGCTGGATCACATATAAACATACTGTCATACCGTCGAATACATAGCAGTGTGCAAGGACACACCGTGTCCTTAAACTTATCAGAACCCAAGGCAtgcataatacatatttaatagtcTTACAGTATTTATATGGtcctctgtatgtatgtacgagaatatagtatatataatatatacgagcataaatatgtaatacacACGTCTATATGGTAAGAAAAGGCAGGTTGGCACATATGTAGCTTGCGGGGTTACAGTTTCGCTTTAGACATTGCAGTGAAAGTGAACTTACGCTGTGCAAGATTTGGAATGGgcatattttctaactaaaagtTCATTACACTCTTTAGCGGAAACTTTTTAATACGTCAAGTTTTAAttgagtttaaaattttattaaatgatctGCTCGCATgggtataaatatgtacatagaacCGTGCacccacatatacacatacattttgAAGCAGCTGTCACACGCAGCATACCCTCTAGGAAAAACGCTTCCAACAAGTTTAATTGTAATAACGTTTCGTTAAAACAGCTTTTAGTGATGAGAAAACAATTTATTCAGTAATCTACGATCAAAATTAGAGCTtcgaaagaaaacaaaagaaattgcaTTAAACGGTCCCTGAGGCTATCAACCACTCCGTTCATATTTAGTTTATTCAATTGGATCTATATTTTCCCGACCTGATAAGAGGGTGGAATGTAGACAACAATCAAAAAGTTGGCAAAGATCAAGTGATAGCTAATCAAACCgatcattataaataatttagaattaatcaggcaggttctgcaatccgagtgaaagtgagaattaaataaaatgtgtaatttgaaaagtaaaactgAAATTCAGCTCATCAAATATCCCAAACATcgtattgaaagtgaatttgcttgaatttcactcgGAAGTGAATTACATAACCTACCCGAATATTTAGTGCATTCAGAACTAacgaaaaatacataaaaatatcataGTACAATTGACCTTTTCAGTACTAacttttcctactgggtattgcgcatgtttgtatgtttagGTACGCACAAGTTTAcccaaattttatcaaaattagcGCTCGAAAATCAGAGTCTTACCTTGCACACGGCCTGAAACAAATCGTGTTGCCGCTAAATAAAGTTTGTAAGTGCcgaaaaattaaacataagCTGTTTTACTACTCAGTCGCCCttggttttgttttatgcaACAATCCTTCGGTCTAAATACATAACTTATATAAAGTTTATTAAACAAGAAATATGTAAAAGTGAGGCATAACGGCAGATGCCATAACTACCCATATACAAATGGAAGCAGTTTCTAAAGAAGTATTACCGTAATGCCTGGTTAAATGCATGTCCAGTAAGTAAAAGTAGAATGGAAATATAACAAGTCTTACCTTTCACTCCAGAATTTTGTGCGATTTCACTTTGAAAATCCCCGAAGAGGATCCATGATATTCAATCAATCGAAGTGACTGAGGATGCTTCTGACAATTTGCAACCAAAAAATCAATAGTGTAATTCAAGTCAGACACTTTGGGTtccatattcttcttcttgacttgcgtagacaccgcttatgcggttatagccgagacaGCGCGCCAAGCAtgtctccttttggcagtttggcgcacAAGCACTTTGGGTTCCAAGGAATGTTAATGACACCTTTAATTTTGATTATCACTTGTAAACAACTTCTTCTAAACAGTGATCacagaatttgaaatttttagagcgttaatataaaaaactctcCACAACTGATTTATAGATGAGTGTGCTAAGCTCAGACGACCTAAGGAAAACAATTGTTATTGAGTACATTTTGTTGTAATAGCGTCATCTCTTTTTATCTAAATTGGTCTACGTCACACTCAGATGCACggcttttaaaaattatactgAAGAAATTTCAACCCCAACCATTATGAAAGTGATGAATGTCATCAATATTAGATGAAAATCTACCACGAGCTTCCCTTTTACTTAGTAGTCATAGTTGTGTATGATATGGCCGGCTTAACTTAACTAATCATATCAAGCTTTTCGAAGcacaaaatatgtatgcaaatttagatattttacgGATCTCTGGAATTTGTAAGTACATAAAATCTCACGACTTCGTTGAATATTCAAGTCCCTTCGCAACTGGGCTTATACCCGAACTAGTACATGATTATCTCACTTTGCTGCTTAATTGTTAAATCTCATTCATATGTACAAAGTTAGTTCATGCAACACTTAGGCAACGCTAATGCAATAATCTCAAATTGCCCATGAAATATTAACAACTTCATAATTCCGCATGACAGCTGGCAATTTAGATACAACCATAAATGCTCGTATATGTGTAGGTAAATTCGTTGAAAACGCGCATATTTTTATGTTCGTGGGCCGTTATGAATTTGTGCACTCGTGTACCGCAAAATGGTAGAGCCTGGTACTTGAGGACAGACACAACCAGCGGGCAGCAAAGCAtttgaattatatattaaaattaacacgTTAACGTAATCTGAGGTGTACCCTGTTAATTGCAGTGGTGCtgtcaataaaaatgaaattatcgtGTGCCCAATCCAATCTGAGATGTGAACCATTACCCAGTAAGAACATTTTGTTATATGTGCCAAGTAGCCTTATATTTATCTCTCATTGAATGCTTTGCGCTCTCATATAGTTTTGCTGTTTTAGCGGTTACCCAAACCTGCCTGCCGGCAAGCCTAAATCAATTGttatcgaagtcatctaacaggagacccaggaaacgagctgctTTTACAAGGTAGGAGCTTCATCTAGTACAATATCCAGAGCGGAATTGCGCGAAGGTCACTCTAGTTTCGTGAGGCAACTCGAGCTCGCCATTCATGTACTTGTCGAAAAACCGTCGCATCCGAAGTCCAGTCGGTATAGTTCTGTAAGTAGTCGACTTGTTTCAGAAAGGTATAGCAGCGACCATAGTTTATGACCAGCCGGCCGATAGCCTAGTAAGTTGCCAACAATGTTTCTTTGTGCtgccggctagcgacttgaggatcTTGTTGCGGCTATGTACCTTGCTAACAATCGCGATCGTATGGAGGGTGAAAGAGTACAGGCTATCCAGCGAAACAGCCAACATTTTGGAGTTATTCCCTGCCGGAATTGTAATGCCATCGACAGAAATGTTAAGCTCTAGACTATACTTCTTCGTCCAAGAAGCGAGAAAAGTCAAGGACGTAGGCGTTCACTTTCGAGCACATGTCATACACTCCATTACCCGACGTCATATATATATGACTATATGCTGATCGCGATATTTCACTCCAGTGgacattccatataaaatacTTACCTCTTCCAtccggaaaaaaaatattataaataataataataacattattttacatatttaaaagttttaatttattgtagatACACATTTTGATAGGCCactttcaagaattttttttaaatacgctaatcatcatcatcaaataaaaaataatctataACATCTTCATTTTTAGCTTTCGGTTCAATAGTTTGAGTGGAGCTTATATCTAAGGGTAACAATTCGGCAGCACCCAATTCTGTTGGTGGATACATCACTTCTTTAGGTATCACCGGCGGCTTAACGGATACCCTTGTCAAATTAAGAGCACGCTGTTGATCGCGTAAGCTTTTATAAAGCTGTGGAAAACTCTTTTCAAATTGTACACGTACTTTCAAGAAATGATCCAAAATACTGGGTGTGAGTATATTGTTTGTGTAACCATGAGTTTTGCGTTTTAATCGTTTACTATTTAAATAGGGCTGATAACTGCCACCACCCTGATAGAGAGGATAGTGTAAGTCAAAAGATTTGTGATTCCAGGGATCGCTTTCATATAACGGTATAGATTGTAGCTCCATAAAAGGCGTTAAAATACTTGGACTGAAACTGAAAAACGAGCCTACATTTTCGGGATCCATGGAAGATGAAGTTTCGGGATTAACACTAGAGCTGGGTTAATGCGATTTTCAATGAGATGTTGGTGAAATGAAGAGATGTGGTGATCATTGGCCGCATTAATAGCACGAGCATGAAATGATAAATGAAAGACAAATTTCAGAAATGAGCAATAGTGCTTAATACAATATAAAACCTAATcaagaaaaatacttaaaaataaataattaacggAAAAGTGTCAAACATGCTCATGCCTTTTTAGTTTAACTGCATCAATCGTAAAATCTCACGTTTCAGCTACAGATAATACATGAAGGTCACGCACAAATTCGCACACagtttcaaatattcaaataatatttaaccgACCTTGAAAtacgaaatattattattataggcACGTCTTTGTCTTTATAACTTAAGAATAATTAATACATGCATTTATATAAcattaataatacaaattttgtcaGCGTTTACCGACACTGCTATGTTCGACTTTTGTCGGCGCATCATTTACTGCCTTCTGCTTGCGTCGGGAACGCATACGCTTTGTTCGTGTCCTAATAGTAGTGGCTACTTGGCCAGGACTCGCGGTCGTAGTCGCCGGCACAATTGGCATAACCACAACTGAGAGCTGTGTGGGTTTACTATTCGTTGTACTCTCAGTACGTGGACTCAAATCGTACAGTAAGCTTAATAGTTCCACTACTTTGGCCTTATTCTCATCAGCCATATTGCCGAGCAATGATCGTTGCTGggacattgtattaaattttactgGTATAGTCACAGCCGCACTGTCACTATGTTTTTTACCACTACTGATCTTGAATTTGCCACGCATCGCATATGGGCTGGGCGTGACTTCCTCAGAGTACTGCTTTAAATGGCGCAACTCGTCGTTCACCACGTGTACATGTTCTTTAATCGAGTAGTTGATTTCCGGTAATTTTTTCCCAAATGCTTTACCTTTACTTTTATTGGAcatattcacttttttaatctTACGTTCCTCATCATACATCGGAAAACTTGGTGGCgtaaaacgtttaaaggactgtTCGTTAGTTTTCTTCGTAaccatattgtcaatttgttGATCGTATTCATTGCTTTCTACAGCTAAAGCCAGTTTACCGCTGTTCAAATACTGCCATTGATGGGACTTAGTCAAGTACTTGGATTCATATCCCTTGGCTTCCATTTCACGTAACCACTTTTCGAATTGCTCATCGTCCCTGCATCTTTTGAAATTCGATTTTAAAGCAGAGACGGCTGTTTTCGAATTTCTCCTTGTCGCTTCATCGTACAGTGGATTTTCCTTCTGCAGGCTGTCGTGGGAATGCAATTCTTTAATATTCGCTTTAATGTTGCCCAAAATTCGGTCTCGACACTTGTCACAGCACGTCTGCATTTGTTGCTTAATAAGCTCCAACACAGCTCTGAGCTCACTATCAGATGAACCGGGAGCCATAGTTTGCATTTCACTCGCATTAGAAGCGTTCGTATGCTGTGGCGCATCCGAATCGATAATAACCGTTGAAAAATTCTTATTATCTACGGGTTTTGTATGGTCCTGTTTACGTATTagaattttatattctcgctcATGCTCACGTGGTTTATCAGAGCTTTGTTGTTCTATTTCTTGTTGTCGTATTTGGGGTGCCATGTTAGCTGGTACACGTACAATATTGTCATTAATCTTGTAATTATTGTGTGGGTTGTGTTGATTAGCTACATAGAGGTTAGGTTCTGACAATGCATGCGGATGAGcatgaatttgatttaaaacCGGCATATGGGCTCCATCGTAATACGCTTCATTGTTGTGGCTCTCAATTGTAGAGGCGCTCTCATCGTCCGTGCTTACCTCCATCGGAGCTTGATTCGCTTGCTCTAAGGCAGCACGAATGGAAGCGGCATTGTATCGCATCAGGGCCTCGGCCGGATCTTCTTCGGGATTCAACGTTATCTCTTTCAATGAGTCCTTATATGTTTTACGTAACTCATTTAATGAATTTGCGTCGATCGCTTGTAGAGTGCCATAATTGGCGTTCCGTTTATGTCTGACGCAATCGCCTTTGTAAGTTTTACTCTTACCTAAAATACTATTTAGTCTTAACTTACAATCTAACCTTGATAACTTTGAAGAAGTTGTGGTTGGCGGGATTACagtggttgtggttgttgtagaaTTTATCTTATGGCGAATCGAAGATGTTTCCGTCTGCAATGGTGGGGGCTTTTGTTTGTTGTCTTCGGTGGCCGTCGACGTTGTCTGGTATGTTGTTGCAGTTGGCACAACTGCGGTGGTAACGGGTTTGCGATCGCTGTCGGACATCATTTTCTGAAATGCGTCGCCTGTTAATGGTATGAAATTTGCATGGAAACCAAAAACAGAATAGGGATGAGCATGAATGAAGTAATTAGTAACAAAATGATAAATGATgcactatatacatatctgcttTGATGGTATACAAGTTCTAGTATCTTTTCTTTAAAGTATTTCCCTTGAGAATTTCCAACGTTTTGGTTTGAACGAGAGCTATATGAAGATGTGATCGTTAAGTAGTCCTCTTTAGTGGCTTTGTTCTCTTCTACCAACAATCGACATTTTAGGTGACAGATACTGATCCGGacttttttcagaaaatatctGTCTTCTTCATACAAATTATCATACggtattcatacaaattatcttttcttttttttaatagcgTTCGTATTTTTGAGAACATAATATTTAGAATCTTATTTATTCCCGATAACATGAAGAGGAACTcaagataaaacaagtaaggaagggctaagttcgggtgtaaccgaacattttatactctcgcaatttatttatttaactttattaatattatataatacacactttgacccacatattcatcatatatattgtataaagtccattgaaagttggaaaccataatattaggttagaagcaccgaggtcatcatgttcgatatatgggccttgaaaacctatggtccgattttggcgatttttagaatggatctgccacactataaacatagtatttgtgcaaagttctgcaccgatatcttcactagtgcttactttatatattgtaatgtaaacgattcagatcgtcttcaaagttctggtatataggaagtagacgtggttgtaaagcgatttggccaattttcacaacatattattgggaggtaaggaaactattacaaaccaagtttcattgaaatcggtcgagtagttcctgagatatggtttttgacccataagtgggcgacgccacgcccattttccattttgtaaaaaaatctgagtgcagcttccatctgccatttcttatgtgaaatttagtgtttctgacgttttttgttagttatttaacccacttttagtaattttcaacctaacctttgtataggaggtgggcgtggttattatccgatttcaactattttcatgggatgtggtggggtacgtaagagaatcgactacagaaagtttggtttataaagcttcattggtttgcgagttatatacaaaaaacatatttgggggcggggtcacgcccacttttccaaaaaaattacatccaaatgtgcccctccctaatgtgatcatatgatccaaattttattttcataactttatttatggcttaattatgacactgtataggttttcggttttcgccattttgtgggcgtggtagtggaccgattttgcccatttttgaaagcaacctcctcagggtgccaaggaatgtgtgttccaagtttcattaagatatcttaatttttactcaagttatcgcttgcacggacagacggacagacggacggatttcaaatccactcgtcatcctgatcatttatatatatataaccccatatctgactcttttatttcttggtgacacaaacaaccgttatgtgaacaaaactataatactctgtgcaacaggttgcgagagtataaaaaaaaacaaattcgcaaaatataatcaatatatatatgtaccccAAAACAAGTTCGTAATGTGAAATGGCTGATGATGTCAGTAAATGTTAAAAGTATAGTATACTGGACTTTCAAAGGTATATGGTTCGAACAAACTTCGGATATAATTCTACATGATGCGTTTACATTgataccaaataaaataaacaaaaaataataatcgcaACTACAACACAACAAAAGTACTCACCATATGTGTGTGTTCCTGAAGCATCGCTTGGATTTCATCATCTCCAATAGCTGTTCGGTAGGATCCCGTGCTAGGCGCTGCATACCCAGCGCTACTGTAACTTGGTCCTGCACTTCCATAGCTGCCATAACTTGGGACACTTCCACCATAAGGCTTGGAGGCGCCATAACCTCCACCAGCACCGCCACCGTAACTCGCACCATAGCTCGGTTTACTACTTGACCCATAGCTTACACTTCCACCGCTATAACCACCGCTGCCATAAGTTGCTGGACGACCAGCGTTGTAATAGTAATTGATAATTGTCGGTCTCAAAGGAGGCTTTGGTTCCccttttccttttttctttttatcacTGCCACCTCCACCCAGTCCAAACAAATCAAGTTCATCGAAAATGGAGCCGCCTGATCGATCAAATGAGTCAGTGGGGAAAAGAGTAACATTTTCGCGTAATATACCAAATAGATTACCTTTAAATCGAGCTTTTCCAGTATTCTCAGGCATTTGTGGCATAGCCTCACCGACCATGTCTTGTTCGTGAGTTTGCCGTTGCATATCCGGTGACATTTGTTGCAACATCATTGTATCGCTTTGCGCACCCATTTGCGGAAATTCGCCTTGAGGCTGTTGCTTCATCATAGGCGTGTGCTGCATTAGCATCGGCGGTTCCTGCATTGATACCCGAGGTTGTTGCATCATCATCTGCATCTGTCCCATGGGTGTTTGCTGCGCCACCATCTGGGGCTGTTGCATCATCATCGGCATCTGCCCCATTGGTGTTTGCTGCGCCACCATCGGGGGCTGTTGTATTTGCATGTGTTGTAATTCCATTGGTGTTTGCTGTGCTACCATCTGAGGCTGTTGCATTGGCATTTGTTGCAATTCCATCGGAATTTGCTGTGCAACCATCTGGGGCTGTTGCATTGGCATTTGTTGCAATTCCATCGGAATTTGCTGTGCAACCATCTGGGGCTGTTGCATTGGCATTTGTTGCAATTCCATCGGGATTTGCTGTGCAACCATCTGGGGCTGTTGCATCATTGGCATCGGCATTTGCGGCATCATCATAGGTTGCTGCATGGCTACCTGTGGCTGTTGCTCTGCCCACATTCGTCCATCCGCTCTTTGGCTTGACATTGGTGGCATGCTTGGGTTATCCAGCCACTGACGTTGCATAGGCATTGGGGAATTGTCTTGCATCCAATTTAGCATGTCAGATTTGTGATCGACCCACTGACGTTGTGAATTCATTTGGGGATTATCTTCCAGTGCCTGGCGATGATGTTCCATTATTGGCTGAGCTTGTGGCTGATTTGTATGGCTCGGATTTTGCTCATCAAGCCACTGCCGACccatattttgttgcatttgtctACCCGCATGCATTAATGTGGGATCCTGTTGGAAAGTGTTTGGGTTTGGCATCTGCTTTTCCTCATCCATCCACTGTCTCTCCATGGTGGTTTTTGCATCTGACGGCCATTTACGTTCATCTGTTTTTGAGGTATCTCCGGAGGCTTGATTGCCATCTGATGCAGAATCGCTCGATGGCTTCTTACCTTCTGGACTTTCTAGCATCCGTATTCCGTTAGCATTTGCCATCCGATATGCATAGGCCATCATGCGAACAATGTCATCTCTTGTCATTTGTCGTGGGGTTATCTTAGACTTGGAGGTTTGACGTTTAATATTTATACCACTGGGAGTATAAATGGTCGTCTTTCCAGCTTCCTTACGATTTTCAATCGCAGCTTTATGCAGCAGCTTTTTAACGTAATCGTCGTTCAGCGCTTTTTCAATATCTGAGCGGGTTATCTTATGTATTGGTATCTTACTCAACATACTGGATTGTGTGTTGGCATTATCCTTAAAAGTTTTTGACGTTGCGCCCATTGACGCGGCACGCATTTCCTTAGCCTGCCGCTCTATGTCCTGCAGCAGCTTTAGTTCGGTTATAACTTGGCGTTGGAATGCTTGCaactttgtttgtatttgtttttcatcGCCGTTTTTCAATTTAGATGCATTAGGTGTTTTCGTTTCAAGGTCATGATCCTTTTCAAGTGAATCAGCGGGAATACGGAACCACAAAATTGGCAATTTCTTGTGGAGAAGAGCTTTTTGCAAAGCAGACTTCATTTTTAATTCATCCATATTCATATCCTTTTGCATTTCTTGGGCGCTGGGTTGATCCGAAGGCATGGTATCTGGTTTAACACGGACTTCAGATATCTGAGAAGCCGCTGGTTCTGCATCTGAGGCAGACGCGGATGCATCTAATGATTGTAGTGGACGAAGATTAAATAAGCTGCCGCCCTGGCTCAGCATTTGGTTGCCAGTATCTATGACAGATTGAAAGTTGGGTAGTTGAAACCCACCAACAGCATCGCCATTAGCTTGTTGAAAAGCTTGTCCCAGCATTTGGCTGCCTGCATCAAAAGCTGATTGAAAATTTGGTAACTGGAAGCCAGTACTTGGATCACCAGTTGGTTGCTGCAGAGCTTGACCCAATAATTGGGTTCCGGCATCTAAAGCAGATTGGAAATTCAGAAACTGTAATCCTGGGGTCGGTGGTGCAGCATCGCCCGCCGAAGCTGCGGCTTCACCTTCCGCTTGCGGTAATGCTGAACCTACAGACGGATCAGCGGAGGGTGGTGCTTGCCCCAACATTGGAAACTGCGACAGATCTAAACCCGGGAACTGCTGAAACGTTTGGGTTAAAAGTTGACCCATTGTTTGGGAGAAGTCCAGCGGTACAAATTGCTGCAGTAACGGAttagcattttgttgttgtatttgttccAATGACTGCGATAGCATCTGACCGAAATCAGCTTGTCCAAATTGTGCCAGCAGCTGGCTAAACATATCATTTTGACGAATTGTTCGTGCAGCTTCCTGATGTGCAGCTCTCATCGCAGCATGAGGATTACGATCTTCAGCTAATACTAAAACCACTTTGGAATCGGCTGGCACTTCGTCATTCTGTGCGGGTCCTAATTGATGCGTTGAGCCCAGCAATGAGGGTGTGCCCAAAAGCGATGCTGCAGGAAACAGATTACCCATGAGTAATAAGGAGTTCAGCGCCGGAAACATAGCGCTAAATAAATTCAATGGTCTCGGCAAGAGGGACTGGCCTAAGAGCTGTGGAAGCAAAGACTGACCCACGATCTGTGAAGGAGAGACAAGCGATTTCATAACatatattctatttttataagTGCACTAGTTCAAACCTGCCCTGCACCGCGTTCATCATCATCTTTTTCGGTTGTAAGGACTGCAGGTGGAGTCAGATCGATCGTGTCCTCATCCTGAGGAGGTTCCGCTGCCACAGTTGTGGTTTTTTTGTCTTGAGACAACGCATTCGAGGACACCGATAAGACCAGCACAAATGCCAGCAACGCATAATTTTTACACTAGaattacaatatacaacaatttaacaacaacaaaacatcgTTTTCTCCAGTTTTTCTTCTTTCATTCATACCCAAATCATGGCAACTATGCATTTACGATCACTtggttgtgttgaaaatttttaacacacacacacacccttgaTGGTGTTTTCAATATTCTGATCTTAAAGGATCTTCTAGTCCTTCTTTCACTTGTTCAATAATCCGTTTGTATTTATTGCACTAAACACTCGACACTAGACACTTAATACCAGGCACTCGCGCTCGCCAACACGTTCAACTTCTGACTAACCGCAATCACTTGGCCCACATgcacaa
This genomic interval carries:
- the LOC105213646 gene encoding defective chorion protein, FC106 isoform isoform X3; translated protein: MIWCKNYALLAFVLVLSVSSNALSQDKKTTTVAAEPPQDEDTIDLTPPAVLTTEKDDDERGAGQIVGQSLLPQLLGQSLLPRPLNLFSAMFPALNSLLLMGNLFPAASLLGTPSLLGSTHQLGPAQNDEVPADSKVVLVLAEDRNPHAAMRAAHQEAARTIRQNDMFSQLLAQFGQADFGQMLSQSLEQIQQQNANPLLQQFVPLDFSQTMGQLLTQTFQQFPGLDLSQFPMLGQAPPSADPSVGSALPQAEGEAAASAGDAAPPTPGLQFLNFQSALDAGTQLLGQALQQPTGDPSTGFQLPNFQSAFDAGSQMLGQAFQQANGDAVGGFQLPNFQSVIDTGNQMLSQGGSLFNLRPLQSLDASASASDAEPAASQISEVRVKPDTMPSDQPSAQEMQKDMNMDELKMKSALQKALLHKKLPILWFRIPADSLEKDHDLETKTPNASKLKNGDEKQIQTKLQAFQRQVITELKLLQDIERQAKEMRAASMGATSKTFKDNANTQSSMLSKIPIHKITRSDIEKALNDDYVKKLLHKAAIENRKEAGKTTIYTPSGINIKRQTSKSKITPRQMTRDDIVRMMAYAYRMANANGIRMLESPEGKKPSSDSASDGNQASGDTSKTDERKWPSDAKTTMERQWMDEEKQMPNPNTFQQDPTLMHAGRQMQQNMGRQWLDEQNPSHTNQPQAQPIMEHHRQALEDNPQMNSQRQWVDHKSDMLNWMQDNSPMPMQRQWLDNPSMPPMSSQRADGRMWAEQQPQVAMQQPMMMPQMPMPMMQQPQMVAQQIPMELQQMPMQQPQMVAQQIPMELQQMPMQQPQMVAQQIPMELQQMPMQQPQMVAQQTPMELQHMQIQQPPMVAQQTPMGQMPMMMQQPQMVAQQTPMGQMQMMMQQPRVSMQEPPMLMQHTPMMKQQPQGEFPQMGAQSDTMMLQQMSPDMQRQTHEQDMVGEAMPQMPENTGKARFKGGSIFDELDLFGLGGGGSDKKKKGKGEPKPPLRPTIINYYYNAGRPATYGSGGYSGGSVSYGSSSKPSYGASYGGGAGGGYGASKPYGGSVPSYGSYGSAGPSYSSAGYAAPSTGSYRTAIGDDEIQAMLQEHTHMATHFRK
- the LOC105213646 gene encoding defective chorion protein, FC106 isoform isoform X2, with the protein product MIWCKNYALLAFVLVLSVSSNALSQDKKTTTVAAEPPQDEDTIDLTPPAVLTTEKDDDERGAGQIVGQSLLPQLLGQSLLPRPLNLFSAMFPALNSLLLMGNLFPAASLLGTPSLLGSTHQLGPAQNDEVPADSKVVLVLAEDRNPHAAMRAAHQEAARTIRQNDMFSQLLAQFGQADFGQMLSQSLEQIQQQNANPLLQQFVPLDFSQTMGQLLTQTFQQFPGLDLSQFPMLGQAPPSADPSVGSALPQAEGEAAASAGDAAPPTPGLQFLNFQSALDAGTQLLGQALQQPTGDPSTGFQLPNFQSAFDAGSQMLGQAFQQANGDAVGGFQLPNFQSVIDTGNQMLSQGGSLFNLRPLQSLDASASASDAEPAASQISEVRVKPDTMPSDQPSAQEMQKDMNMDELKMKSALQKALLHKKLPILWFRIPADSLEKDHDLETKTPNASKLKNGDEKQIQTKLQAFQRQVITELKLLQDIERQAKEMRAASMGATSKTFKDNANTQSSMLSKIPIHKITRSDIEKALNDDYVKKLLHKAAIENRKEAGKTTIYTPSGINIKRQTSKSKITPRQMTRDDIVRMMAYAYRMANANGIRMLESPEGKKPSSDSASDGNQASGDTSKTDERKWPSDAKTTMERQWMDEEKQMPNPNTFQQDPTLMHAGRQMQQNMGRQWLDEQNPSHTNQPQAQPIMEHHRQALEDNPQMNSQRQWVDHKSDMLNWMQDNSPMPMQRQWLDNPSMPPMSSQRADGRMWAEQQPQVAMQQPMMMPQMPMPMMQQPQMVAQQIPMELQQMPMQQPQMVAQQIPMELQQMPMQQPQMVAQQIPMELQQMPMQQPQMVAQQTPMELQHMQIQQPPMVAQQTPMGQMPMMMQQPQMVAQQTPMGQMQMMMQQPRVSMQEPPMLMQHTPMMKQQPQGEFPQMGAQSDTMMLQQMSPDMQRQTHEQDMVGEAMPQMPENTGKARFKGGSIFDELDLFGLGGGGSDKKKKGKGEPKPPLRPTIINYYYNAGRPATYGSGGYSGGSVSYGSSSKPSYGASYGGGAGGGYGASKPYGGSVPSYGSYGSAGPSYSSAGYAAPSTGSYRTAIGDDEIQAMLQEHTHMKMMSDSDRKPVTTAVVPTATTYQTTSTATEDNKQKPPPLQTETSSIRHKINSTTTTTTVIPPTTTSSKLSRSVKYYLNI